A stretch of Sulfurimonas xiamenensis DNA encodes these proteins:
- a CDS encoding response regulator codes for MKNYLIQIVEDDPSVKKLLEITFKEYEFNHVSCENKKNAMMMFLSYSPNLLIVDLGLPDGDGKEFIKQVREISKLPIVVLSARHDEKEIVAALDAGADDYITKPFSVNELLARIRANLRRNISHEDLCSKIICGELEMDIASRDIFYKSEQLKLTPIEYELLKYFLLNPNKTLTHKQILKEVWGIGYQNEMQYLRTYVNTLRKKIEQNSTRPNYIKTESGIGYRFCCNN; via the coding sequence ATGAAAAATTATCTTATCCAAATAGTAGAAGACGACCCGTCTGTGAAAAAATTGCTAGAGATTACTTTTAAAGAGTACGAATTTAATCATGTCTCATGTGAAAATAAAAAAAATGCGATGATGATGTTTTTAAGCTACAGTCCCAATCTGCTTATAGTCGACCTCGGCTTGCCTGATGGTGATGGAAAAGAGTTTATAAAACAGGTAAGAGAGATATCAAAACTCCCCATTGTGGTTCTTAGTGCCAGACATGACGAAAAAGAGATAGTAGCAGCCCTTGATGCGGGAGCAGACGACTACATAACAAAGCCGTTTTCTGTAAATGAACTTTTGGCGAGAATCAGAGCAAATCTCAGAAGAAATATAAGCCATGAAGACCTCTGCAGCAAAATTATCTGCGGCGAACTTGAGATGGATATCGCTTCAAGAGATATATTTTACAAAAGTGAGCAGCTAAAACTCACACCAATCGAATACGAACTTTTAAAATATTTTTTACTAAACCCAAATAAAACACTTACACACAAACAGATTTTAAAAGAGGTTTGGGGCATAGGATATCAAAACGAGATGCAGTACCTTAGAACTTATGTCAACACACTAAGAAAAAAGATAGAACAAAACAGCACAAGACCAAACTATATAAAGACGGAATCTGGCATAGGTTACAGATTTTGCTGCAATAACTAA
- a CDS encoding sensor histidine kinase: MKNSNFKYLNYGYIFKALGILFVITLISHVFREHLDIINIGLIHIIPVVIVAIHGNMKATVFITLLSVIFFNFLYIPPLYSFSVHNELYIWSFIIFGIVGWIITVQAKNLHTQTKQNELRESLLHIISHDLRTPLSTIHGTTNLILSNQNLDKNSINNLLEDINYASLRMKRLITNLLDSARLSSGEINLKLDWCDFEDIIGVALEDFSQKQNDELLDIKIDEIALYWGDNMLLTQLIVNLLDNAFKYSINNTKVVLKIKNSNDVIKIEIFNQSSHIDKAKLKNIFDKFYRLEDTNDISGSGIGLSICKSIVNLHGGSIKASSVNDGILIEVSLPVIKKAKLV; the protein is encoded by the coding sequence ATGAAAAATTCTAATTTTAAATATTTAAATTACGGCTACATCTTTAAAGCACTCGGAATCCTTTTTGTAATAACCCTCATTAGCCATGTTTTTCGCGAACATCTGGATATTATAAACATTGGGCTTATCCATATCATCCCTGTTGTTATAGTCGCAATTCACGGTAATATGAAAGCGACCGTTTTTATCACTCTCTTAAGCGTCATCTTTTTTAATTTTCTCTACATTCCTCCTTTATACAGTTTTAGTGTTCATAACGAACTCTATATTTGGAGTTTTATTATTTTTGGAATCGTTGGCTGGATTATTACGGTTCAAGCCAAAAATTTACATACGCAGACAAAACAAAATGAGCTGAGAGAGAGTTTACTGCATATTATCTCACATGACCTAAGAACACCTCTCTCGACTATACATGGCACGACAAATCTTATCTTATCAAATCAAAATTTAGATAAAAACAGCATAAATAACTTGCTTGAAGATATCAACTACGCATCTTTAAGAATGAAAAGATTGATTACAAATCTGCTCGACAGTGCTAGACTCTCAAGCGGAGAGATAAATCTAAAGCTTGACTGGTGCGATTTTGAAGATATTATCGGTGTTGCTTTGGAAGATTTTTCACAAAAACAAAATGATGAACTGCTGGATATAAAAATAGATGAAATTGCTTTGTACTGGGGCGATAACATGTTGCTGACGCAACTTATCGTAAACCTTTTAGACAACGCCTTTAAATACTCCATAAACAATACAAAAGTTGTTTTAAAAATAAAAAACTCTAACGATGTTATAAAAATAGAGATATTTAACCAAAGCAGCCATATTGACAAAGCAAAACTCAAAAACATTTTTGACAAGTTTTATCGTCTTGAAGATACAAACGACATTTCGGGAAGCGGCATAGGACTCTCTATTTGCAAAAGCATCGTAAATCTTCACGGAGGAAGCATCAAAGCAAGCAGTGTAAATGACGGCATACTTATAGAGGTATCTTTACCCGTAATAAAAAAGGCAAAATTAGTATGA
- a CDS encoding MarR family winged helix-turn-helix transcriptional regulator, with amino-acid sequence MKKNRVNANLITNFYEKVDSKELSEVFTMTFPIALIQKTIVSHAEVFLKEKFDLLNSEVDVLASLYTHNKVLSPTQLYDLTIFSSGGMTKVLKRLQERGLVYREEDKKDKRCMLVCLSESGEELVKKALSEISKECNKYFEIFDPKERELFGTLLKKILVNINKI; translated from the coding sequence ATGAAAAAAAATAGAGTAAATGCCAATTTAATCACAAACTTCTATGAAAAAGTCGATTCTAAAGAACTTTCTGAAGTTTTTACAATGACCTTTCCAATCGCACTGATTCAAAAGACTATAGTTTCGCATGCAGAAGTTTTTTTAAAAGAGAAGTTTGACCTGCTAAACTCTGAAGTGGATGTTTTAGCTTCACTATACACACACAACAAAGTTTTATCCCCCACACAGCTTTATGATTTGACCATCTTCTCATCCGGCGGCATGACAAAAGTTTTAAAAAGGCTTCAAGAGAGAGGTCTTGTATATAGAGAAGAGGACAAAAAGGACAAAAGATGCATGCTTGTCTGTCTAAGCGAGAGCGGTGAAGAGCTTGTGAAAAAAGCTCTGAGTGAGATCTCAAAAGAGTGCAACAAATATTTTGAAATTTTTGACCCAAAAGAGAGAGAACTTTTCGGCACTCTTTTAAAAAAGATTCTTGTAAATATAAACAAGATTTGA
- a CDS encoding TolC family protein, whose product MRLFISILCLPIFLYAYTLDELIELSHKNRVVESASHLLISKEKAYESTKSSYLPNIEVGATYQNVYEETAMLAENSLKIQASIKYTIYDGGKKESLYSQLKSDIDSSKLNIQAIKNTLSLDISRLYFEYLSLNSDKKATNQEIKQLEAEHARLQLFYETGSVTKDELDKIDSRLKNANVLLYEIELESQKILHALEYYTTQKIDIINEGSSVKLIDEEEKFLRADIQVLQRDAVSVMYEAKSKKSENLPSIYFDNTLSYSDYYFDNKMLESDYLVDTQNIAMLNISWNIFDFGTTTKNYESKFEEYLSKKSTFEYEKHKADVEYRLAKKSLEISKLKVDAAKATFDAAASTYELVKFKYQNGTIDNVAYLEALSEKYDAKRGYERAVWDMEIKKAEVIYYSGKDIKEFL is encoded by the coding sequence TTGAGACTTTTTATTTCAATACTATGTTTGCCGATTTTTCTTTACGCATATACTTTAGATGAGTTGATAGAGCTATCACACAAAAACAGAGTTGTAGAGTCTGCTTCGCATCTTTTAATCTCAAAAGAGAAAGCGTATGAGAGTACAAAAAGCTCCTATTTGCCAAATATTGAAGTTGGAGCAACTTATCAAAATGTATATGAAGAGACTGCAATGCTTGCAGAAAATTCATTAAAAATTCAGGCAAGTATAAAATATACTATTTATGACGGCGGTAAAAAAGAGAGTCTATACTCTCAGCTTAAGTCTGATATAGACTCAAGCAAGTTGAATATTCAAGCAATAAAAAATACTCTCTCTCTTGATATATCTCGACTTTACTTTGAATATTTATCTTTAAACTCTGATAAAAAGGCAACAAATCAAGAGATAAAGCAGCTAGAAGCAGAACATGCAAGGTTGCAGCTTTTTTATGAAACAGGTTCTGTAACAAAAGATGAACTGGATAAAATTGATTCAAGATTGAAAAATGCAAATGTATTATTGTATGAGATTGAATTAGAGAGTCAAAAAATTCTCCACGCTTTAGAGTATTATACTACACAAAAGATAGATATTATAAATGAAGGCTCAAGTGTTAAACTGATAGATGAAGAAGAAAAATTTCTTAGAGCAGATATTCAAGTGCTTCAAAGAGATGCGGTATCTGTAATGTATGAAGCTAAGAGTAAAAAAAGTGAAAATTTGCCAAGCATCTATTTTGACAATACTTTGAGTTACAGTGACTACTATTTTGATAATAAAATGTTGGAGAGCGACTATTTAGTTGATACTCAAAATATTGCAATGCTTAATATATCATGGAATATTTTTGATTTTGGCACAACAACTAAAAATTATGAATCAAAATTCGAAGAGTATTTAAGTAAAAAATCTACATTTGAGTATGAAAAACATAAAGCGGATGTAGAGTATAGACTTGCTAAAAAATCGCTTGAAATTTCAAAACTTAAAGTTGATGCAGCAAAGGCAACATTTGATGCAGCTGCATCAACATATGAATTGGTAAAGTTCAAGTACCAAAACGGAACAATTGACAATGTTGCATATCTTGAAGCATTAAGTGAAAAGTATGATGCAAAAAGAGGATATGAGAGAGCGGTTTGGGATATGGAAATCAAAAAAGCAGAAGTTATTTACTATAGTGGAAAAGATATAAAGGAGTTTTTATAG
- a CDS encoding efflux RND transporter periplasmic adaptor subunit → MKSLALSLVVVSLLFVGCSDEKSSVSNQPQKVQMPPLPVKAEMVKYEKVDFAKSYSAILKPFEEVAIFARVIGFLEKENFTEGAFVKKGDVLYEIQKEEYKAALDEAKAALLKAEANFNKTLKDWKRAEYLFKNSAISEQQRDELLYAYDDAKAEVKKSEALVAKAELNYSYTTIKAPISGIVGISSSDEGNYIDADLQNSNLTTITALDRVYAEFSLPSSDVLMYASQIKTGSEVTLKAGTKSFSGVVDYIAPKVDSQTDTLLIRATFQNPNRELVVGSYVEVSMKGFSYDNVAKIPQNSLIRTPDATVVYVIDKGAVTMRPVNVLHVKNGVAMIEGGVKEGDMIAASNIAKLRPNSKVTIMEGK, encoded by the coding sequence ATGAAAAGTTTAGCATTATCGCTTGTAGTGGTCTCACTACTGTTTGTGGGGTGTAGTGATGAGAAGAGTTCTGTTTCAAATCAGCCGCAAAAGGTTCAAATGCCACCTTTGCCTGTAAAAGCTGAAATGGTAAAATATGAAAAAGTTGATTTTGCAAAGAGTTACTCTGCAATTTTAAAACCTTTTGAGGAAGTTGCTATCTTTGCAAGAGTAATCGGGTTTTTAGAAAAAGAGAATTTCACAGAGGGTGCATTTGTGAAAAAGGGCGATGTACTTTATGAGATACAAAAAGAGGAGTATAAAGCAGCACTAGATGAAGCAAAAGCAGCTCTTTTAAAGGCAGAAGCAAATTTTAACAAAACTTTAAAAGATTGGAAAAGAGCGGAATATCTTTTTAAAAATAGCGCAATAAGCGAGCAGCAAAGGGACGAGCTTTTATATGCTTATGATGATGCAAAAGCGGAGGTGAAAAAATCAGAAGCTTTAGTTGCAAAGGCAGAACTAAATTATAGTTATACAACTATAAAAGCGCCTATAAGCGGTATTGTAGGTATTAGCAGCAGTGATGAGGGCAACTATATAGATGCTGATTTGCAAAATTCAAACCTTACGACTATTACTGCATTAGATAGGGTTTATGCAGAGTTCTCTCTTCCAAGCAGTGATGTTTTAATGTATGCTTCACAGATTAAAACAGGTTCAGAGGTGACGCTTAAGGCAGGTACAAAAAGTTTCAGCGGTGTAGTAGATTATATAGCTCCAAAGGTTGATTCGCAGACAGATACTCTTCTGATTAGAGCAACATTTCAAAATCCAAACAGAGAGCTTGTTGTAGGTTCTTATGTTGAGGTTAGTATGAAAGGTTTTAGTTATGATAATGTTGCAAAAATCCCGCAAAATTCACTTATAAGAACTCCAGATGCAACCGTTGTTTATGTTATAGACAAGGGAGCTGTTACTATGCGCCCTGTGAATGTGCTTCATGTGAAAAATGGTGTAGCAATGATTGAAGGCGGTGTAAAAGAGGGTGACATGATTGCTGCAAGCAATATTGCAAAACTTAGACCAAATAGCAAAGTAACCATTATGGAAGGCAAATAA
- a CDS encoding efflux RND transporter permease subunit, with protein sequence MFSAFFIKRPIFASVIAIIIVLAGVISMRSLPISEYPRVIPPQIVVSASYQGASAETISKTVAAPLEEQINGAKDMLYMSSLAADNGSLSINIFFKVGTNPDDAKIDVNNRVQAALSKLPDQVQRQGVRVNEKSPDMLQVIILNSPKQTRDVTFLSNYALMNVVDSLKRVKGIGDVVIFGAKDYSMRIWIDPLKLKKYSLTVNDLVVAVREQNEQYAAGKLSAEPVSGSEMFTYTIETPSRFSEPSEFSEIVIRANEDGSALKLKDVATIELGSQSYDMKNKLNNAPAVPVAVFLQSGANAIETAKEVRETIAAISESFVEDVEYVIPYDITDFVEISIQEVIKTFIEAIILVILIIYLFLQNWRATLIPILAVPVSIVGAFAGMYMLGFSINLLTLFGLVLAIGIVVDDAIIVIENVERHIKEGLSPLDASLKAMKEVSGALVAIVLVLSAVFIPVAFLGGLSGEMYRQFAVTIVISLAISGFVALTLTPSLCALMLKSTHKEPKYFFKWFNNTFDFMTRGYTSAVKLTIRYTLLSLLLFGGLIYITYDMFANLKTGLVPSEDKGTVFVFSYNPPGSSLSRTDALTKEIYNIASQDKESIKNIVQFAGIDFVTFAQRTNAAATILKLQPWDERTRPEQHANQIAAQVSRNLGATSDGFSFGVVPPPIMGMGVAGGFEMYVQNKTGTDIKELQKYVNEIIQKANARPELAGVRTTLNTGVPKYKISVDTAKAKAKGVNVDEIYQTLNATLGSFYVNDFNLMGRTYMVNMQADESFRKNPEDLNNIFVRSKDGEMLPLSSFVTLKQTTSADLVERFNLFLAAKVAGQNALGYSSGDALKAIEEVADEVLPEGYAISWIGTAYQEKQISSAGNLAFIFGIIFLYLILAAQYERWLMPISVILAVPFGVFGAVVANSMRGLENDIYFQIGILVLAGLSAKNAILIVEFAMQKREQGMELAEAVLEAAKIRLRPIIMTSLAFTLGVIPLAISSGAGAASRHSIGTGVVGGMLAATFLAIVFIPLFYILVSKIGKKKSN encoded by the coding sequence ATGTTTTCTGCTTTTTTTATTAAAAGACCTATTTTTGCATCGGTAATTGCGATTATTATCGTGCTTGCAGGTGTGATTTCTATGCGCTCACTCCCTATTAGTGAGTACCCAAGAGTCATTCCTCCGCAAATCGTAGTTTCTGCTTCTTACCAGGGAGCAAGTGCAGAGACAATTTCCAAAACGGTTGCAGCACCTCTTGAAGAGCAGATCAACGGTGCCAAAGATATGCTTTACATGAGTTCACTTGCGGCAGACAATGGTTCATTAAGTATAAATATCTTTTTTAAAGTTGGAACAAATCCGGATGATGCAAAGATAGATGTAAACAACCGCGTTCAAGCTGCTCTCTCAAAACTTCCTGATCAAGTTCAAAGACAGGGTGTTCGCGTCAATGAGAAGTCGCCCGATATGCTTCAGGTTATCATCCTCAATTCGCCAAAACAGACAAGAGATGTAACATTTCTCTCTAACTATGCGCTTATGAATGTTGTGGATAGTCTTAAGCGGGTAAAAGGTATCGGCGATGTTGTCATTTTTGGTGCAAAAGATTACTCTATGCGCATTTGGATTGACCCTCTGAAGCTCAAAAAATACTCTCTTACAGTCAACGATCTTGTAGTTGCCGTGCGTGAACAAAATGAGCAGTATGCCGCAGGAAAACTCTCTGCAGAGCCTGTCTCTGGAAGTGAGATGTTTACCTATACAATTGAGACTCCCTCAAGATTTAGCGAGCCTTCGGAGTTTTCAGAGATTGTTATCAGAGCGAACGAGGATGGAAGCGCGCTTAAGCTTAAAGATGTAGCGACTATAGAACTGGGTTCTCAGAGTTACGATATGAAAAACAAGCTCAACAACGCTCCCGCAGTTCCTGTTGCTGTTTTTTTGCAGAGTGGAGCAAATGCGATTGAGACCGCTAAAGAGGTAAGAGAGACTATCGCTGCCATTAGCGAGAGTTTTGTGGAAGATGTTGAGTATGTAATTCCATATGATATTACCGATTTTGTTGAGATATCTATTCAAGAAGTGATTAAAACTTTTATAGAAGCGATTATTTTAGTTATTCTTATTATCTATCTCTTTTTGCAAAACTGGAGAGCTACTCTTATACCTATTTTAGCTGTTCCCGTCTCTATTGTCGGAGCATTTGCCGGGATGTATATGCTTGGATTTAGCATCAATCTCCTAACTCTCTTTGGGCTTGTTTTGGCAATCGGGATAGTTGTTGATGATGCAATTATCGTTATAGAAAATGTGGAGAGACATATAAAAGAGGGTCTCTCTCCGCTTGATGCATCACTAAAAGCTATGAAAGAGGTCTCGGGCGCGCTTGTAGCTATCGTTTTGGTTCTTTCTGCCGTATTTATTCCGGTTGCATTTTTAGGAGGATTAAGCGGCGAGATGTACAGACAATTCGCCGTAACCATTGTTATCTCTTTGGCTATTTCGGGGTTTGTTGCACTTACACTCACGCCTTCATTATGTGCGCTTATGTTAAAGTCGACACATAAAGAGCCGAAGTATTTTTTTAAATGGTTTAATAATACATTTGATTTTATGACACGAGGTTATACAAGTGCTGTAAAACTAACAATTAGATATACACTTTTAAGCCTGCTTCTCTTTGGAGGACTTATTTATATAACATACGATATGTTTGCCAATCTCAAAACAGGGCTTGTTCCATCAGAAGATAAAGGAACAGTATTTGTCTTTAGTTATAACCCTCCTGGGTCATCTCTTAGCAGAACAGATGCGCTTACAAAAGAGATTTACAATATCGCTTCGCAAGATAAAGAGAGCATAAAAAATATTGTGCAGTTTGCGGGAATAGACTTTGTGACATTTGCGCAAAGAACAAATGCGGCAGCTACTATCTTAAAATTGCAGCCTTGGGATGAGAGAACAAGACCCGAGCAACATGCAAATCAAATAGCAGCGCAAGTGAGCAGAAATCTTGGTGCGACAAGCGACGGCTTCTCTTTTGGTGTTGTTCCTCCACCTATCATGGGAATGGGAGTTGCAGGCGGATTTGAGATGTATGTGCAAAATAAAACGGGCACAGATATAAAAGAGCTTCAAAAATATGTCAATGAGATTATACAAAAAGCAAATGCAAGACCTGAGCTTGCAGGGGTAAGAACAACTCTTAATACAGGCGTTCCAAAGTATAAAATTAGCGTTGATACCGCAAAAGCCAAAGCAAAAGGGGTAAATGTAGATGAAATTTACCAAACACTCAACGCTACGCTAGGAAGTTTTTATGTCAATGATTTTAATCTCATGGGCAGAACCTATATGGTAAATATGCAAGCAGATGAGTCTTTTAGAAAAAATCCAGAGGATTTGAACAACATTTTTGTGCGAAGCAAAGATGGTGAAATGCTCCCTCTTAGCTCCTTTGTAACGCTCAAGCAGACAACAAGCGCGGATCTGGTTGAGAGATTTAACCTCTTTTTAGCCGCAAAAGTGGCGGGGCAAAACGCTCTTGGGTACAGTTCTGGAGATGCGCTAAAGGCTATAGAAGAGGTTGCAGATGAGGTGTTGCCTGAGGGGTATGCTATCAGTTGGATTGGTACGGCGTATCAAGAGAAGCAGATAAGCAGTGCCGGAAATCTGGCATTTATTTTTGGAATCATCTTTTTGTATCTTATCTTAGCGGCGCAGTATGAGAGATGGTTGATGCCGATTTCAGTCATTTTAGCAGTACCGTTTGGAGTCTTTGGAGCAGTCGTGGCAAATAGCATGAGAGGGCTTGAAAACGATATCTATTTCCAGATAGGTATACTTGTTTTAGCGGGACTTTCGGCTAAAAATGCGATACTTATCGTGGAGTTTGCTATGCAAAAAAGAGAGCAGGGTATGGAGTTGGCGGAAGCAGTTTTAGAAGCAGCAAAGATTCGTCTGCGACCAATCATCATGACATCACTCGCATTCACACTTGGAGTTATCCCTCTTGCAATCAGCAGCGGAGCAGGAGCGGCAAGCAGACATTCCATCGGTACGGGAGTTGTCGGAGGAATGTTAGCCGCAACATTCTTAGCTATCGTGTTTATACCGCTCTTTTATATTCTTGTCTCAAAAATTGGCAAAAAAAAGAGCAACTAA
- the ilvC gene encoding ketol-acid reductoisomerase, with protein MALNVYYDKDCNIELIKSKKVAMIGFGSQGHAHAENLRDSGVEVVVGLRNGGSSWAKAEAKNFKVMSVAEASAYADVVMILLPDENQSEIYKNEIEPNLKQGATIAFGHGFNIHYGRIHPRADINVTMIAPKAPGHTVRSEFVRGGGIPDLIAVGQNPSGTTKELALSYASAIGGGRTAIIETTFKDETETDLFGEQAVLCGGAASLVQAGFETLTEAGYAPELAYFECLHELKLIVDLMFEGGIADMRYSISNTAEYGDYVSGKRVINAESKAAMKEILKEIQDGRFAKDFILEGQAGYPRMNAERANARASLIEQTGVKLRGMMPWISKNKIVDTTKN; from the coding sequence ATGGCATTAAATGTTTACTACGACAAAGATTGTAATATCGAACTCATCAAAAGCAAAAAAGTTGCAATGATAGGATTTGGTTCTCAAGGTCACGCGCATGCGGAAAACTTAAGAGACAGTGGTGTTGAAGTAGTTGTTGGTTTGCGTAATGGTGGTTCTTCATGGGCTAAAGCTGAAGCTAAAAATTTTAAAGTAATGAGCGTTGCTGAAGCTTCTGCTTATGCTGATGTTGTAATGATTCTTTTACCTGATGAAAATCAATCAGAGATATACAAAAATGAGATCGAGCCAAACCTAAAGCAGGGCGCGACTATTGCATTTGGACACGGTTTTAACATTCACTATGGAAGAATTCATCCAAGAGCCGACATCAATGTTACTATGATCGCTCCAAAAGCACCGGGTCACACTGTTAGAAGCGAGTTTGTAAGAGGTGGCGGTATTCCGGATTTGATCGCTGTAGGTCAAAACCCGAGCGGAACAACAAAAGAGTTGGCACTTTCATATGCATCAGCTATCGGCGGCGGTAGAACTGCAATCATCGAGACGACTTTTAAAGATGAGACTGAGACTGACCTTTTCGGAGAGCAGGCTGTTCTTTGCGGTGGTGCAGCATCACTTGTTCAAGCAGGTTTTGAAACTCTGACTGAAGCTGGATACGCTCCTGAACTTGCATATTTTGAGTGTCTTCATGAGTTAAAACTTATCGTAGACTTGATGTTTGAGGGTGGAATCGCAGATATGAGATATTCGATTTCAAATACTGCAGAGTACGGCGACTATGTTTCAGGAAAGCGTGTTATCAATGCTGAAAGTAAAGCTGCTATGAAAGAGATACTAAAAGAGATTCAAGATGGTAGATTTGCAAAAGACTTTATCCTTGAGGGTCAAGCAGGCTATCCAAGAATGAACGCTGAGCGTGCAAATGCAAGAGCTTCTTTAATTGAGCAGACAGGTGTTAAGTTAAGAGGCATGATGCCGTGGATATCGAAAAATAAAATAGTAGATACAACTAAAAACTAA
- the holA gene encoding DNA polymerase III subunit delta — MYKSELDKHIQNASISNSFILFGESTFLIDRYTQILTNVPDASVAKFYHDEYSFKPAKAHLSQASLFGDRNVLIIKSEKKIPKKELETLIESCEKNKENIFVYAYYGDDHKTYAKAPAKTKTMCVRFFHPNQGEAIFTVSQVAREKKVNIDNQSISHLLSIHNWDVALACNEIDKLKIYDRAITTKDVDNLVFGLAEVNIESFINKILNKKDFKADLESMLEHGEDEIRILTAITSYITQLYMFHIYIRVNGAPNALEILGYPAPKFVVDAKASMSIKIKPQTYYKLHELLLTSELKMKSSHVDKGAVLLSTLIRAQQLL, encoded by the coding sequence TTGTACAAAAGCGAACTAGACAAACATATTCAAAACGCCTCCATTTCAAACAGTTTTATACTTTTTGGAGAGAGCACTTTTTTAATCGACAGATATACTCAAATACTCACAAATGTGCCCGATGCTTCTGTTGCAAAGTTTTACCATGACGAGTATAGTTTTAAACCTGCAAAAGCGCATCTATCACAAGCTTCTCTCTTTGGCGATAGAAATGTTCTCATAATAAAAAGCGAGAAAAAGATACCAAAAAAAGAGCTTGAAACGCTCATTGAGTCTTGTGAAAAAAACAAAGAAAATATTTTTGTATATGCTTACTATGGGGATGATCATAAAACATATGCAAAAGCTCCAGCAAAAACAAAAACCATGTGTGTGCGCTTTTTCCATCCAAATCAGGGTGAAGCTATTTTTACGGTATCACAGGTAGCCCGTGAAAAAAAAGTAAATATAGACAACCAATCCATAAGCCATCTTCTCTCAATCCACAACTGGGATGTAGCACTTGCATGCAATGAGATAGATAAGCTAAAAATTTATGACAGAGCAATAACAACAAAAGATGTAGACAACCTTGTTTTTGGGTTAGCCGAAGTCAATATTGAGAGTTTTATAAACAAGATACTAAATAAAAAAGATTTTAAAGCAGATCTTGAAAGTATGTTAGAACATGGAGAGGATGAAATAAGAATATTAACAGCCATTACATCTTATATCACACAACTTTACATGTTTCATATCTACATACGAGTAAACGGCGCTCCAAATGCTCTAGAAATACTTGGATATCCAGCTCCAAAATTTGTTGTCGATGCAAAAGCATCAATGTCGATAAAGATAAAGCCACAAACTTACTACAAACTACATGAACTGCTTCTGACAAGCGAACTGAAAATGAAGAGTTCGCATGTGGACAAAGGCGCTGTTTTGCTCTCGACGCTTATTAGAGCACAACAATTACTATAA